TCCGTAAAAGACAAGGACAACACGATCAACGGCCTGATCGACCACCGCGAACCTCTCGCGGCGGCCGCGCAGCAGGTGTTCCGCTCGCTGTCGGACGCGGACGCGACGGCCGCCAGCGCGTTTCTTTCCGTCGGCACTGAACCGCCCGCGCTGCGGAAGCGGTACGAGCAGGACATCGCTGAAGCGGGATCCGCGCTCGCCCGCGCGGCGTCCGACACCGCCGACGTCGGCGACGCCGCCCACCAGGTGGACATCCTGAACCAGAAGGTCCCGGTCTACACCGGGATCGTCGAGACCGCGCGCGCGAACAACCGGCAGGGTTTCCCGTCCGGCGCTTCGTATCTGCGCGAGGCTTCGCAGCTCATGCGCACGACGATCCTGCCCGCCGCGGACGCGCTCTACAACGCGCACACCAAGAAGCTTTTCGACGAGCAGGACAGCAGCAGCGACGTGCCGTGGGCGGCGGTCGCGCTGGTCGTCGTGCTCCTCGCGGCGCTCGTGGCCGCGCAGATCTACCTGACCCGGCGGACGAACCGGGTGCTGAACATCGGACTGCTCGTGGCCACCGGCTGCGTCGTGCTGTCGCTGCTGTGGGGCGCGGTCGCGCTCGTCGTGCAGGGCAGCCTCGTCGCGACCGGGCGCACCGACGGCACGTCGCAGGTCGACATCCTGGTGCGGTCCCGCATCTACGCGCTGCAGGCCCGGGCGGACGAAACCCTGACGCTGGTCGCACGCGGCGACGGCGGCGCGTACGAGCAGCAGTTCATCAAGCTGGCCGAGAAGCTCGTCGGCGCCGACGGCAAGGGCGGCCTGCTCGGCGAGGCTCGCGGTCTCGCGTCCGGCACCGCGGGGGAGCAGAAGATCGAAGCGGCGGAACAGGCCGCGCGCGAATGGTCGCTCGCCCACCTTCAGGTCCGCCGCCTCGACGACGGCGGGCAGTACCAGGAGGCGGTCGACTTCGCGACGAGCGTCAGCCCGAACAGCGCCGCCGCCGCGTTCGCCCGGCTCGACACGAACCTCCAGGCCGCGATCGACGTCTGCCGGCAGGAATTCCTCGACAGCACCAGATCCGGCGACAACGCGCTCACCGCGCTCGCGGCGGGCGTCGGCGTGCTGGCGGTGTTCGCGGCGGGCGGCATCACAGTCGGCGTGCGGGAGAGACTGAGGGAGTACCGGTGATCCGGTCGCGGCACTTCGTCCGGACTGCCGTGCTCGCGGTGGTCGCGGTTCTCGCCGCCGCCTGCGGGACGGCGGCCCAGCCGATGGAGGCCGCGCCCGTCACCGACGCGGCCTGGCCGACCCCGGCGGGAGTCGGCGGGCCGGACGCCGCGGCCGGCGGCGACTCCGACACCAGCTGCAACCCGCTGGCCAGCCTCGCGCCGAACGGTCTGGACACCTCCGGGCCGAGCCTGCAGAAGATCAAGCAGCGCGGGAAGCTCATCGCGGGCGTCGACCAGACGACCTACCTCTTCGGCTTCCGGAATCCGAAAACCGGCAAGCTCGAGGGCTTCGACATCGACCTGGTCAACGAGATCGCCCGGCAGATCTTCGGCTCCGACGGGCACGTGCAGTACCGGGCGATCACGTCGTCGCAGCGGGAAACCGTGCTCAAGGAACACCAGGTCGACGTGGTGGTCCGGACCTACAGCATCACCTGCGCCCGCCGCAAGCAG
The nucleotide sequence above comes from Amycolatopsis sp. AA4. Encoded proteins:
- a CDS encoding glutamate ABC transporter substrate-binding protein, whose amino-acid sequence is MLAVVAVLAAACGTAAQPMEAAPVTDAAWPTPAGVGGPDAAAGGDSDTSCNPLASLAPNGLDTSGPSLQKIKQRGKLIAGVDQTTYLFGFRNPKTGKLEGFDIDLVNEIARQIFGSDGHVQYRAITSSQRETVLKEHQVDVVVRTYSITCARRKQVQFSSVYYVAGQKILVPKSSNAQSLTDLAGKRVCAAAKSTSLAKIATDPAKPVAVSVPNWSDCLVMLQQGQVDAVSTDDTILAGMAAQDPTVKVAGDPMTQENYGVGIPKDEEDLVRFVNAVLDKIRGDGTWANSYQNWVGARLGPASPPSPQYG